The following are from one region of the Juglans regia cultivar Chandler chromosome 10, Walnut 2.0, whole genome shotgun sequence genome:
- the LOC109008007 gene encoding MLO protein homolog 1-like → MEGGEDLEHTPTWAVSIFCLFFFLLSFTIDAGLHHLAKFLRKRKRKSLDKALVKIKTEMMNFGFISLLLALLEVPISKICVTEAVANSFLPCKDAVDSVHPTFPSAKQVPGSNSSKTLSNQITDDNYCQAKGMVSLVSREAILQLNIFISVLAVFHVLYCILTMCLGVAKMRKWEAWEEETQTLQYQIANDPKRFQLSRQTSFGRRHLKLWSDHPLLLWPVCFARQFSSSVSKADYFTLRNGFIMANVAEGSNFNFKKFLSRAFDDDFEQVVGIRFWIWIFSILFIFFSAHEFYNHYWLPFVPLVIVLVVGTKLEVTITKMCVESCKENPVTQGTFLVNPSDSYFWFGRPDWLLHLLQLILIQNSFQLAFFTWTWYEYGLRSCFNENMEDFTIRITMGVAVQLLCGYVTLPLYALVTQMGSSMKRAVFTERVVRGLENWQKNARRSLSKNRSNSSRHSSNSSQFNATETSISNTQSKHLPEHNDLPPLAVISPSSYSPGNAEEEVHHSQTPNPAITSLSTQEIMKVEANSTIITMGTYDGEISFGSSWKARESSRGIGEITSIIEEDASDTLTVFNH, encoded by the exons ATGGAAGGAGGAGAGGATCTGGAGCATACGCCAACATGGGCTGTCTCAATCTTTTGtttgttcttctttctcttATCTTTTACGATTGATGCAGGTCTTCATCATCTAGCCAAG TTTctcaggaaaaggaaaagaaaatcccTCGATAAGGCTTTGGTGAAGATCAAAACAG AAATGATGAATTTCGGTTTCATATCGCTGCTTCTTGCATTATTGGAAGTACCCATCTCAAAAATCTGCGTCACTGAAGCCGTGGCCAATTCTTTTCTTCCATGCAAAGATGCTGTAGACTCGGTACACCCAACTTTCCCCTCAGCCAAACAAGTTCCAGGATCAAATTCCAGCAAAACACTTTCGAATCAAATCACGGATGATAATTACTGTCAAGCAAAG gGAATGGTTTCTCTGGTGTCAAGGGAAGCAATCTTGCAACTAAATATCTTTATCTCAGTTTTGGCAGTGTTTCACGTTCTGTACTGCATACTGACGATGTGTCTTGGGGTAGCTAAG ATGAGGAAATGGGAAGCATGGGAGGAAGAGACTCAAACCCTTCAATATCAGATAGCTAATG ATCCAAAGAGGTTCCAGCTTTCCCGTCAAACATCTTTTGGGAGACGTCATCTAAAGCTTTGGAGTGATCACCCTCTCCTACTTTGGCCA GTTTGTTTTGCTCGGCAATTCAGTAGTTCAGTCTCAAAAGCTGATTACTTCACTCTTCGCAACGGTTTCATAATG GCGAATGTGGCTGAAGGCAGCAATTTCAACTTCAAGAAATTTCTTTCTAGGGCTTTCGATGATGATTTTGAGCAGGTTGTTGGAATCAG GTTCTGGATCTGGATCTTTTCCATACTATTCATATTTTTCAGCGCACATG AGTTTTACAACCACTATTGGCTACCTTTTGTTCCCCTAGTG ATTGTTCTAGTTGTGGGGACAAAGCTAGAAGTCACAATAACCAAAATGTGTGTGGAAAGTTGCAAGGAGAACCCAGTGACTCAAGGAACCTTTCTTGTAAACCCTAGTGATAGTTATTTCTGGTTTGGTAGACCTGATTGGCTTCTCCATCTACTCCAGCTTATCCTAATCCAG AACTCATTTCAGCTGGCATTTTTCACATGGACATGG TATGAGTATGGCCTAAGGTCTTGCTTCAATGAAAACATGGAGGACTTCACCATAAGGATTACCATGGGTGTGGCTGTGCAGCTCCTTTGCGGCTATGTGACCCTGCCTCTTTATGCACTTGTTACCCAG ATGGGTTCTAGCATGAAGAGAGCAGTGTTTACCGAGCGTGTGGTTAGAGGCCTGGAAAATTGGCAGAAAAATGCCAGACGCAGTCTTTCCAAAAATAGATCCAATTCAAGTCGACACTCATCAAATTCCTCACAGTTTAACGCTACTGAGACTTCAATATCAAACACACAAAGCAAACATCTCCCAGAACACAACGACCTTCCTCCATTAGCAGTAATTAGCCCTTCTTCCTATTCCCCTGGAAATGCAGAAGAGGAAGTGCATCACAGCCAAACTCCTAATCCAGCTATAACAAGCCTTTCAACtcaagaaatcatgaaagtgGAAGCGAATAGCACCATCATCACCATGGGAACTTATGATGGTGAGATCTCTTTTGGGAGCAGCTGGAAAGCACGAGAAAGCAGTAGGGGCATTGGTGAAATCACTTCAATCATCGAAGAAGATGCCTCCGACACATTAACAGTCTTCAATCACTAG